A section of the Rubritalea squalenifaciens DSM 18772 genome encodes:
- a CDS encoding site-specific integrase, with translation MQKIPHQTLQKWQANGKQISDPAPVRRPATQSKTSIAYWKEKIYKPKARGASCPNYSVRFSYKGRREYFSLESPDKELAARKARDIYQDIVDYGWLHALETHRPDLADKQTPDTSTKGKTVGDLIEHASRLSTARPETISTYVRAFRRIVSELEGLSIAKRFYGPAHKKWVASVDQVELSLITPERVSAWRADYISRHSQDASARKSAITTANSCIRNSKALFSRKLLPLLENLIELPTPLPFAELSQLNAGTTRYRSKIDARRILDLADRQLRTSHPNAYLILQLALRCGLRVSEIDHLLWSSIDLDSCTLHVQATAYHQPKSDDSEGAIDLSDSTVTLLAEYKKQSSGIFVIDSESAPTNNDTHRRYRCRKSLDHLRNWLRMQGVTAKKPIHELRKEVGSVIAAEHGIHAASLFLRHSNIQITSSYYVDKKKRIVPEF, from the coding sequence ATGCAGAAAATACCACACCAGACCCTTCAAAAGTGGCAAGCAAATGGCAAGCAGATCAGCGACCCGGCCCCAGTCCGCCGCCCGGCCACACAATCGAAGACGAGCATCGCGTACTGGAAGGAGAAGATATACAAACCCAAGGCACGCGGAGCATCATGCCCCAACTATTCTGTTCGTTTCTCGTACAAGGGCAGGCGCGAATACTTCAGTCTTGAGTCACCCGACAAAGAGTTGGCTGCACGCAAGGCCAGGGACATCTATCAGGACATCGTGGACTATGGTTGGTTACACGCCCTGGAGACACACCGTCCAGATCTGGCTGACAAGCAGACACCGGACACCAGCACCAAAGGTAAAACTGTCGGAGACCTGATAGAGCACGCCAGCAGGCTGAGTACTGCACGTCCTGAAACTATCAGCACCTATGTCAGGGCCTTCAGGCGCATCGTATCGGAACTAGAAGGACTCTCCATCGCCAAACGCTTTTATGGACCTGCTCACAAAAAATGGGTAGCCAGTGTTGACCAAGTAGAGCTATCACTCATCACCCCTGAGCGCGTATCCGCCTGGCGCGCAGACTACATCAGCCGTCACTCCCAAGATGCCTCAGCTAGGAAGAGCGCCATTACCACCGCCAACAGCTGTATCAGGAACAGCAAGGCTTTGTTCAGCCGTAAGCTACTCCCTCTTTTAGAAAACCTGATAGAGCTACCTACGCCCCTCCCCTTCGCCGAACTTTCACAGCTTAACGCCGGGACGACTCGATACAGGAGCAAGATCGATGCGCGACGCATCTTAGACTTGGCCGACAGACAGCTTAGGACATCTCACCCGAACGCCTATCTGATTCTGCAACTCGCGCTACGCTGCGGTCTCCGGGTAAGCGAAATCGACCACTTATTGTGGTCCTCCATCGATCTCGACTCCTGTACACTTCATGTGCAGGCGACCGCGTACCATCAGCCAAAATCTGATGATTCTGAGGGAGCCATCGACTTGTCCGATAGCACAGTAACCTTATTAGCCGAGTACAAGAAACAATCCTCTGGTATTTTTGTGATCGACTCAGAATCAGCCCCTACAAACAACGATACGCACCGCCGTTACCGCTGCCGCAAATCACTCGACCACCTGAGAAACTGGCTCAGGATGCAAGGTGTCACCGCCAAGAAGCCAATCCATGAGCTGCGCAAGGAAGTCGGATCAGTGATCGCGGCTGAGCACGGCATCCACGCCGCTTCACTATTCCTTAGACACAGTAATATCCAGATCACTTCGAGCTACTACGTGGACAAGAAAAAGCGTATTGTACCAGAGTTCTAG
- a CDS encoding helix-turn-helix transcriptional regulator has translation MYKDKTKLITRRHASQRLGVSISTLKRMEQRGQLQPILVGVRSIRYREEDIEGLANNQP, from the coding sequence ATGTACAAAGACAAAACAAAGCTGATCACTCGCAGGCATGCTTCTCAACGACTGGGAGTATCCATCTCCACACTCAAGAGGATGGAGCAGCGTGGACAACTCCAGCCCATATTGGTAGGTGTTCGCTCGATACGCTACCGGGAAGAAGACATCGAGGGATTAGCAAACAACCAGCCATAG